A window from Zingiber officinale cultivar Zhangliang chromosome 7A, Zo_v1.1, whole genome shotgun sequence encodes these proteins:
- the LOC122001668 gene encoding putative magnesium transporter MRS2-G, which produces MGRRSGKKPFFSFSKKGRSSKRMEMQLIPSPTHLFSNSHCSSAAVADAPVSAAAAVAQPHGGKVAKKKTGARLWMRFDLAGQSEVLELEKSAIIKRAAIPSRDLRILGPVFSHSSNILAREKAMVVNLEFIKAIVTAEEVLILDPLCQEVIPFIDQLRQQLPIKSPFRVHDLSHDAQKSATGEEWTKSNEATENERELPFEFQVLEIALEIVCSYLDCSVTDLEKNAYPVLDELAMNVSTKNLERVRSLKSNLTRLLARVQKVRDEIEQLLDDDVNMAHLYLTRKQMQIQQFEALIASAASNSIVPAGPRLTRLGSNVNGSASIISSIYADDNDVEDLEMLLEAYFMQLDGMRNKILSVREYIDDTEDYVNIQLDNQRNELIQLQLVLTIASFGIAVDTLIVGAFAMNIPCQLYDIQHIFTPFVGGTSGGCFVIILLILAYARWKKLLGP; this is translated from the exons ATGGGGCGGCGAAGCGGGAAAAAGcccttcttttctttctccaaGAAGGGGCGATCCTCCAAGAGGATGGAGATGCAACTAATTCCTTCGCCGACCCATCTCTTCTCTAACAGCCACTGCAGTTCGGCTGCGGTGGCAGATGCGCCGGTATCGGCCGCCGCCGCGGTGGCGCAGCCGCACGGAGGGAAGGTGGCGAAGAAGAAGACCGGGGCGAGGCTCTGGATGAGGTTCGATCTCGCGGGGCAATCGGAAGTCCTCGAGCTCGAAAAGAGCGCCATCATCAAGCGGGCGGCGATCCCCTCGCGCGATTTGAGGATTCTTGGGCCTGTCTTCTCCCACTCGTCCAACATCCTGG CCAGGGAAAAAGCTATGGTTGTCAACCTGGAATTCATAAAGGCCATAGTTACtgctgaagaagtactcatattgGATCCTCTATGTCAGGAAGTTATCCCTTTCATAGATCAGTTGAGACAGCAGCTCCCCATTAAGAGTCCTTTCAGGGTTCATGATCTTAGCCATGATGCACAAAAATCTGCTACTGGTGAAGAATGGACAAAATCAAATGAGGCAACAGAAAATGAACGTGAACTTCCATTTGAATTTCAGGTTCTTGAGATTGCTCTGGAAATTGTCTGCTCATATTTGGACTGTAGTGTCACTGATCTTGAGAAGAATGCATATCCTGTGCTTGATGAATTGGCCATGAATGTTAGTACCAAAAATCTTGAACGTGTACGTAGTTTGAAAAGCAATCTTACTAGGTTGCTTGCTCGTGTTCAGAAG GTTAGGGATGAAATCGAACAGCTTTTAGATGATGACGTGAATATGGCCCATTTGTATCTGACAAGGAAGCAAATGCAGATTCAGCAATTTGAAGCACTGATAGCATCTGCAGCTTCAAATAGTATTGTTCCTGCAGGACCACGCCTCACAAGACTTGGTTCTAATGTTAATGGTAGTGCAAGCATTATTTCTAGTATCTATGCTGATGATAATGATGTGGAAGACTTGGAAATGCTACTCGAAGCTTATTTCATGCAGCTTGATGGAATGCGCAACAAAATATTGTCG GTGAGGGAGTATATTGATGACACGGAAGACTATGTCAACATCCAGCTCGATAACCAGAGAAACGAACTGATTCAACTCCAGTTGGTGCTGACCATTGCTTCGTTTGGAATAGCTGTCGACACACTTATCGTAGGGGCATTCGCGATGAACATCCCATGCCAGTTATACGACATACAACACATTTTTACTCCCTTTGTCGGAGGCACATCAGGAGGCTGTTTTGTGATTATCTTACTCATTCTTGCGTACGCCAGATGGAAGAAGTTACTCGGCCCTTAG